From Calliphora vicina chromosome 3, idCalVici1.1, whole genome shotgun sequence:
GACGACAGCAGAGCTGTTACAACATGGAACCGCTAGACTTTATATTAAGGAGTTGTCTCCCAGGTCTACACCAATAAGCAGGATGCAACCGATGCCCTTAATGTCAACATAAATCTGACCATTACTCAAATTCAGTTGGATCTATGTATCTCAGAGTCAATGCAAATTGGAAAGCAGCAGTGGCTGTTTGAATAATATTACATTACTTAAATAATGACAAACATGTgcctttcaaaaaataaaaaaatataaagaatttcgTTAATACCTCACACACAGCTTGTTTTACAACATTTCCCGCCCTTATTTCCTCTACActataaaatgaaaatgttttatttcaaagtatAAAAACCCACTTCTAATTCACTTctaaaaaatttcctttttcatGCAAAAACACTCTCTTTCGAATCAAACTTCTATCAGCCTCTAGGATTACTTACCACCACTTTCCCTCGAACGATTAGCAACTCTCTTATAACGCTCTTGGGATCTGCTAAGGCTGCGATTTTTACGTCCCTTGTCTTTGATGGACGGTGGTGGAGAGGGTTTCCTATTCTCACTGCTGCGACGATTACTCACGTTCTTTTTCACATTCTCACCATCCGACTCGTCCTCCCAATTGGAACCGGGCGAAGGCGAACGTTGCTTTGGTTTATTGACGGGTGCCGCAGCATTTCTTTGTGATTGATCCCAACGGTTGAAAGCGCCTGCACCACCACCAGCAGCACCACCACCACGTCCTGCACCTCCACCTCCCCCACGTTCCGGTGATGAGCCACGCAAAGGTGAAGACGGACGTCGTTCCCGTGAATTAAGTCGGCGCTCGCGGGATCGTCTGGGTGGTGAACCACGCCATTGGGGTGAATATTTACGAAATTGATTTTGCACCGGCGAAAAACGTCTTTCTCGTGAAAAGCGTCGTTGGGGTGACATGTTGCGGCGATTGTCAAAACGATTGCCACCCATCATGCCTCTGTTACCACCACCGCCGCCTCCACGATCGCGACTTTGACTTCTGCGATTCCAGTGATTCATGCGTCCACGATTGTTGCGATTATTGCCTCGGAATTGTAAAGGTGAACGGCGTCGATTGAATCTATAGGAGAAAGACAATTAAGAAATAGAAacattttggttaaaaaaaacaactcttttagaaaaacattttaaaagcttttttggaataaaaaatgcTACTTTATATGAGAAAATAATGTTTGGCCAAATGAAATTTTGCCTTATTTACCTTCTAGGTGAACGTGAGCGATTACGTGAAAATGAACGTGGTCGTGATCGAGATCTTCTTCTAGACCTCGAACGTTGTTGACGTGGACCGCCACCACCTCGGTCATCAAATCTGCCGGGTGATCTTCGATTACGATTATGCATAAAACCTCTGCCACGGCTACGGGAATCACCCCTTCGgccgccaccaccaccacctCTGCCACCATCTCTATCCAAAGAACTGGCCGAAGAGTCTCTATTATTGCGATATTGACGTTTGTTTTGTATACTATTCTTATTACGCTTCAATTCGAAACCTTCCTGGGGTGGTTCGGGCGAAAGGGACAGACTAGCTGAACGTGAGGGTGTACGTTTGTTATTGCGCTTGGAGCTGGAACGTGCAGACGAATGCGTGCGAGAACGTGAACGTGAAGAACGAGGCGGTGAACGGGGTTTGGGTTTCCGGGCGGCCGGTGATGTGACCCTACTGCGGCTGCGGGAAGAGGAGCGTTTATTTTTGCCAGCAAACGGATTACGGGGATTCTTAGAAGCGGAGCCCTTTTTCTCATGGCCATTTTGTGCCGGATTCGAATCTCGCGATTCGGAACGATTGCGTTTAGGAGAAGCCGGTTTGGGTGGAGGCGGACTTGGTTTGCGTTTCTCTGGAGAGCGAGTGCGCGACTTGCGATTACGGCTGCGCGAATTATCTTTACGTTTTTGAGGCGTCTTAGAACGTGACTTCTGGCGACGTGCACTGCGATCTCTAGAACGTGATCTTCGTCGCCTGCGATCGGGAGAACGACGTCGCGGTGATCTTGAGCTGCGTCTACGTTCTTTTTCCCTGGAACCATTACGTCGCCGTTGAGGCGAGCTGCGATCACGCGAAGAACGTTCCTTTTGAGCTGATCTATCCCTAGAACGTTTACGTGGTGATCTATTTTTGTCCACATGATTATCTCGGGATTTCGATCTAGATTTATCGCGTTTTGTTGACTGATTTTCCACATTATTGGTATTTTTATCCTCATCCTTAGTCGAATTGCGATTTTCATCCGAATTCGAACGATTTTTAGCCGACAGATGGGAACGCACCTGTTCAATGGCGCTGAGAGTGCTGGGCGGTAACTGTTGTTCACGTTCTTTTTGTGTTAAATCACGCTCTTTGCCACCACCACCACTAGCACCTGTATTACCACCGCCAGTGCGTCTCTCACCTCTATCTCGGGAACGAGAGCGGGACCTAGATCTAGATCTTGATCTATCATTTCTATCTCGATGCTTGATCTCTTCTTCTCTTTTGAGAATTTCATCTTTCTTCTGTTGTATAAACTCGGCCGGTATGCCCGTCTCACTATCTTGCGCGGA
This genomic window contains:
- the Srrm1 gene encoding serine/arginine repetitive matrix protein 1; its protein translation is MMFTGTTQQQDTRFSDKEKKLMKQMKFGDCLNKRVDMSKVKLDVLRPWISKKITDMLHMEDDVVAEFVYNQLEEEKFPCPKKMQINMTGFLNGPNARQFMGELWALLLSAQDSETGIPAEFIQQKKDEILKREEEIKHRDRNDRSRSRSRSRSRSRDRGERRTGGGNTGASGGGGKERDLTQKEREQQLPPSTLSAIEQVRSHLSAKNRSNSDENRNSTKDEDKNTNNVENQSTKRDKSRSKSRDNHVDKNRSPRKRSRDRSAQKERSSRDRSSPQRRRNGSREKERRRSSRSPRRRSPDRRRRRSRSRDRSARRQKSRSKTPQKRKDNSRSRNRKSRTRSPEKRKPSPPPPKPASPKRNRSESRDSNPAQNGHEKKGSASKNPRNPFAGKNKRSSSRSRSRVTSPAARKPKPRSPPRSSRSRSRTHSSARSSSKRNNKRTPSRSASLSLSPEPPQEGFELKRNKNSIQNKRQYRNNRDSSASSLDRDGGRGGGGGGRRGDSRSRGRGFMHNRNRRSPGRFDDRGGGGPRQQRSRSRRRSRSRPRSFSRNRSRSPRRFNRRRSPLQFRGNNRNNRGRMNHWNRRSQSRDRGGGGGGNRGMMGGNRFDNRRNMSPQRRFSRERRFSPVQNQFRKYSPQWRGSPPRRSRERRLNSRERRPSSPLRGSSPERGGGGGAGRGGGAAGGGAGAFNRWDQSQRNAAAPVNKPKQRSPSPGSNWEDESDGENVKKNVSNRRSSENRKPSPPPSIKDKGRKNRSLSRSQERYKRVANRSRESGGRSSVEYCAPAVKTIDLSRDELEEAGRKHSKSESIQPAETKTKKLSAVPTTASSGRRDLYSVSLSRTPSPFLKPHERKQAENQASGKEKKSLTKKRQDSDSSSSDSSDDSDDSEDEDSTEEEERERVRREKEKAKAKEDLKKTQAALATKKSDKIEKTEKANATKPQQRKPQQTSSSESDSDDSEDEKQRRKKSVTKTSAPTKTNNKERKLSALSVEEEQQRKRDKLSVEVTEKRKHVEARESTNTTTSTQSSSAKRSKTSAEKQVTTTSSSTSSAAKKSSSSKSEHKKPTKSDSDTDEGAVAMYANKLEMETKASKLQARKRTHSATNNERKKSKNDSSDTDEHAAAKKKRKKSKKSSSKRNSDDESSSDSDDESSKKKKHKKHKKHSSKKNKKHKKHKKKNKKADSSSSSDDETVTDTHRKEEKSSGKVSNTASMLLGGVNEDLEKQLRERALKSMKKMD